From one Phocaeicola salanitronis DSM 18170 genomic stretch:
- a CDS encoding HU family DNA-binding protein → MINYSTYLWRNPLDEEAAEMAYAKNQVTKTMTFDEFVKHIADHNGVFTRGTVKGVVSDTCACLVEMLLNGCKVQFGELGTFGISLTCEPADSMEEFTASNIKTVNIVFTPGEDFENLRSRAEFAPVASRLAQKATLKAEKSGETTVDLEAAKRKPASVPEEPGV, encoded by the coding sequence ATGATTAATTACTCTACCTATTTATGGAGAAACCCGTTGGACGAAGAAGCAGCTGAAATGGCATACGCCAAAAACCAGGTAACCAAAACGATGACTTTTGACGAGTTCGTGAAACACATCGCCGATCACAACGGGGTGTTTACCCGCGGTACGGTGAAAGGCGTGGTGAGCGACACGTGTGCCTGTCTGGTCGAGATGCTGCTGAACGGCTGCAAAGTGCAGTTCGGTGAACTGGGCACCTTCGGCATTTCCCTCACTTGCGAGCCTGCCGATTCGATGGAAGAATTTACTGCATCCAACATCAAGACGGTAAATATCGTGTTTACTCCCGGCGAGGACTTCGAAAACCTGCGCTCGCGTGCCGAATTTGCTCCGGTAGCAAGCCGCCTGGCACAGAAGGCTACACTGAAAGCCGAGAAATCCGGTGAAACTACTGTGGACCTGGAAGCGGCGAAACGGAAGCCTGCTTCTGTTCCGGAAGAACCCGGCGTATGA
- a CDS encoding N-acetylmuramoyl-L-alanine amidase has product MRTITLIIVHCSANRAGSALRMADIDSYHRSLGWIGCGYHYVIPTDGTIEPGRPEEMVGAHCKNHNRHSIGVCYIGGLSKDGKPADTRTDAQRIALRNLLEQLHRRYPDALIVGHRDLDPQKECPCFDVANEYHDLQPR; this is encoded by the coding sequence ATGAGAACCATTACACTGATTATCGTGCACTGTTCTGCCAATAGGGCAGGCAGTGCCCTTCGGATGGCAGACATCGACAGCTACCACCGCTCGCTGGGCTGGATAGGCTGCGGTTACCATTACGTCATTCCTACGGACGGGACTATTGAACCGGGCAGGCCCGAAGAAATGGTCGGGGCACATTGCAAGAACCATAACCGGCATTCGATTGGAGTTTGTTACATCGGCGGACTGTCTAAGGACGGAAAGCCTGCCGACACTCGGACGGATGCCCAACGCATTGCCTTGCGCAACCTGCTGGAGCAGCTTCACCGGAGATATCCCGACGCCCTGATTGTGGGACATAGGGACTTGGACCCGCAAAAGGAATGCCCTTGTTTTGATGTGGCGAACGAGTACCATGACTTGCAACCTCGCTAA
- a CDS encoding tyrosine-type recombinase/integrase → MDNRQEKIQTAAVTLSPHGESWRGAGEELEGFGFIAYANSRVEKLRDEGRYDAANKLKMYLRRFIAYLGKNEVPFKDFDALLMRNYHTWLKNQELGRNTISLYIRNLKRVYKLAVNDGLAADSNPFEGMDVSYRVKKEKNGLTLAEVKRMRDLDLSGEHPSIVFARDIFLFSVYARGMRSDDILRLTKGNIRNGQLTYRQHLTGKEISIPWEPVLQEIADRYRQKGTLLLFPIITAKDPREQWRQYDSLLHRINYSLKKLGEMMELGYPLNLTVARHSWESMTKSVSISDLL, encoded by the coding sequence GTGGATAACAGACAAGAAAAAATACAGACGGCAGCCGTTACCCTTTCCCCTCATGGGGAGAGCTGGAGAGGGGCTGGAGAGGAACTGGAAGGTTTCGGCTTCATCGCCTACGCCAACTCCCGCGTTGAGAAACTGAGGGATGAGGGACGGTATGACGCGGCCAACAAGCTGAAAATGTATCTCAGGAGATTCATCGCCTATTTGGGCAAGAACGAAGTGCCTTTCAAGGACTTCGACGCCTTGTTGATGCGCAACTACCACACGTGGCTAAAGAATCAGGAGCTGGGACGCAACACCATTTCCCTTTATATCCGGAATTTGAAGCGAGTCTATAAGCTTGCCGTCAATGACGGCCTTGCCGCCGACAGCAATCCCTTCGAAGGCATGGACGTGAGCTACCGCGTCAAGAAAGAGAAGAACGGCCTGACGCTTGCGGAAGTAAAACGTATGCGCGACTTGGACTTAAGCGGTGAACATCCGTCAATCGTCTTCGCCCGCGACATCTTCCTGTTTTCCGTCTATGCCCGCGGCATGAGAAGCGATGACATTCTCCGCCTGACAAAAGGGAACATCCGGAACGGACAGCTCACCTACCGCCAGCATCTTACCGGCAAGGAAATCTCCATTCCCTGGGAACCGGTACTGCAAGAAATAGCGGACCGCTACAGGCAGAAAGGCACGCTCCTCCTCTTCCCCATCATCACGGCAAAAGACCCGCGCGAACAATGGAGACAGTATGACAGCCTCCTGCACCGCATCAATTACAGCCTGAAGAAATTGGGCGAGATGATGGAGCTTGGTTATCCGCTGAACCTCACCGTCGCAAGGCATTCGTGGGAAAGCATGACCAAGAGCGTAAGCATAAGCGACCTGTTGTAA
- a CDS encoding transcription termination/antitermination NusG family protein has translation MLSDKLNNVDYRWFLVRTKPGHEPELCARIEREKDKLRNILEVYYPTHTKVYVRLGDNEQRLPLFDGYVFVLATQSALVEFLRDNCSDAYIRYNRKRTEEEKATPCTIPESQMRAFRDYNENYADKVIVLERPYSDYAFNAKEGEANEIVRVVDGPLAGQEGYICRFHRKKGLVFRVQGMVPGSWLTVTYPNASDLHVVRLHNAEGDRLSIGTEKGRAVDLLVGILQACGYGERTQPMLYELMERLAVDLSLTNLCRELDKKGAKTLGSRLARLTTKEAELLINLARYEHDTPGYVKENWQKILLRSFLTPTSGTELEEGKNEVELQHKNFTEIIRRVDITEEVYYPSRQEDGQITTTYYAHIASLPPLSRGERAVTEQSNPSPLMGRAGEGLEGQGFIFFANWNDFLREYFLTAGKANEKLVSGGVQTIRNEATNTEKLIESFRNYAPTLYKVLTDADSAVKAVQDFKVGKDTLNVFAIRSSVQEKDAAKDKLIQTCVRICKEINTTNHLAVWRRYLRTVWLHY, from the coding sequence ATGTTGTCCGACAAACTCAACAACGTAGATTACCGATGGTTCCTTGTCCGCACAAAACCCGGGCACGAACCGGAATTGTGCGCACGCATTGAACGTGAAAAGGACAAGCTCCGGAACATACTGGAAGTCTATTACCCCACACATACCAAAGTCTACGTGCGCCTGGGTGACAATGAACAGCGCCTGCCTCTTTTCGATGGCTATGTATTCGTGCTTGCCACCCAAAGTGCGTTAGTTGAGTTCCTTCGAGACAACTGTTCCGACGCTTATATCCGCTACAACCGCAAGCGTACGGAAGAGGAGAAAGCCACACCCTGCACCATACCCGAATCGCAGATGCGCGCTTTCCGTGACTATAACGAGAATTACGCCGACAAGGTGATTGTATTGGAGCGTCCTTACTCGGACTATGCCTTCAATGCGAAAGAGGGCGAGGCAAATGAGATTGTACGCGTGGTCGACGGTCCGCTTGCCGGCCAAGAAGGCTACATCTGCCGCTTCCACCGCAAAAAGGGACTGGTGTTCCGCGTGCAAGGCATGGTGCCGGGCAGCTGGTTGACCGTCACCTATCCCAATGCCTCCGACCTGCACGTCGTCCGTCTCCACAATGCCGAGGGCGACCGCCTGTCTATAGGCACGGAAAAAGGGCGTGCCGTTGACCTGCTTGTCGGAATCCTGCAGGCTTGCGGCTACGGAGAACGCACGCAGCCCATGCTTTATGAATTGATGGAACGCCTTGCTGTCGATTTGTCATTGACCAATCTCTGTCGGGAACTGGACAAGAAAGGTGCGAAAACATTGGGCAGCCGTCTTGCCAGACTGACTACCAAGGAAGCTGAACTCCTGATAAACCTTGCCCGCTACGAACATGACACTCCCGGATATGTGAAGGAAAACTGGCAAAAGATTCTCCTGCGTTCGTTCCTGACGCCTACATCCGGCACAGAGTTGGAAGAAGGCAAGAACGAGGTGGAACTTCAACATAAGAATTTTACGGAAATCATCCGCAGGGTGGACATCACCGAAGAGGTTTACTATCCCAGCAGGCAGGAAGACGGACAAATAACCACTACGTATTATGCCCACATAGCCTCTCTCCCCCCTCTCTCCCGTGGAGAGAGGGCTGTGACAGAACAATCTAACCCCTCTCCCCTCATGGGGAGAGCCGGAGAGGGGCTGGAGGGGCAGGGCTTTATCTTCTTCGCCAACTGGAACGATTTTCTCCGCGAATATTTCCTAACGGCAGGAAAAGCTAACGAGAAGTTGGTGTCGGGCGGTGTGCAGACAATCCGTAACGAAGCTACAAATACGGAAAAACTTATCGAGTCTTTCCGCAACTATGCCCCAACATTATATAAGGTATTGACGGATGCGGATTCAGCCGTAAAAGCCGTTCAGGATTTTAAGGTCGGCAAAGATACGTTGAACGTCTTTGCTATCCGGTCTTCTGTTCAAGAAAAAGACGCGGCAAAGGACAAGCTGATACAGACTTGCGTCCGCATCTGCAAGGAAATCAATACCACCAACCACCTTGCCGTATGGCGCAGGTATCTGCGGACGGTGTGGCTGCACTATTAA
- the ribH gene encoding 6,7-dimethyl-8-ribityllumazine synthase: protein MSTAYHNLSDYDTHSVPDASAMRFGIVVSEWNQHITGSLLNGALNTLKKHGAKDENILVKTVPGSFELTYGSAQLIKSGKVDAVIALGCVIRGDTPHFDYVCMGATQGITYLNATSDIPVIYGLITTNNMQQAEERAGGKLGNKGDECAVDAIKMIDFTCKLKK, encoded by the coding sequence ATGTCTACAGCCTACCATAACTTATCCGATTACGATACCCATTCCGTGCCTGACGCATCCGCCATGCGCTTCGGTATCGTTGTATCTGAATGGAACCAACACATTACCGGTTCCCTCCTGAACGGAGCTTTAAACACATTAAAGAAACACGGAGCCAAAGACGAAAACATCTTGGTAAAAACCGTACCGGGAAGCTTCGAACTGACATACGGTTCTGCCCAATTAATTAAAAGTGGAAAAGTAGATGCCGTGATTGCCTTAGGATGCGTCATACGCGGAGATACCCCTCACTTTGATTATGTATGCATGGGAGCTACCCAAGGTATTACTTACCTGAACGCTACAAGCGACATTCCGGTCATCTATGGCCTGATTACCACCAACAATATGCAGCAAGCCGAAGAACGTGCAGGCGGGAAATTGGGAAATAAAGGAGACGAATGCGCAGTAGATGCAATAAAAATGATTGATTTTACTTGCAAATTAAAAAAATAG